A single Muntiacus reevesi chromosome 9, mMunRee1.1, whole genome shotgun sequence DNA region contains:
- the LOC136175001 gene encoding olfactory receptor 52A5-like, translating to MLQLNGTVFMPSVLTLIGIPGLESVQFWIGIPFCAMYIVALFGNFLILVIIKSEHSLHEPMYLFLAMLGVTDIALSTCILPKMLGIFWFHSPEILFDACLFQMWLIHTFQCTESGILLAMALDRYVAICDPLRHAAIFTHKLFTQIGAGVTLRASVLIALCLILIKCRLKHYRTTVVSHSFCEHMAIVKLAAEDTRINKIYGLFVAFIILGFDIIFITLSYIRIFVTVFKLPQKEAGLKAFNTCIAHICVFLVFYLLGFFSSFTHRFGFHIPSYIHILLSNLYLLVPPFLNPIVYGVKTKQIRDRVSKIFHLKDAS from the coding sequence ATGCTCCAGCTCAATGGTACCGTCTTCATGCCCTCAGTGCTGACACTGATCGGGATCCCTGGCCTGGAGTCTGTGCAGTTCTGGATCGGCATTCCCTTCTGTGCCATGTACATCGTTGCTCTATTTGGAAATTTCCTAATCTTGGTCATTATCAAATCTGAGCACAGCCTCCATGAACCCATGTATCTCTTCCTGGCAATGCTTGGAGTGACAGACATTGCTCTCAGTACCTGTATCCTACCAAAAATGTTAGGGATATTCTGGTTCCATTCACCAGAAATACTTTTTGATGcctgtctctttcagatgtgGCTCATTCATACCTTCCAGTGTACTGAGTCAGGTATTCTGCTGGCTATGGCCTTGGACCGCTATGTGGCAATCTGTGATCCTCTGAGACATGCAGCTATCTTTACCCACAAACTCTTCACTCAGATTGGGGCTGGAGTGACACTCAGAGCAAGTGTCCTTATAGCTCTGTGTCTCATCCTTATCAAATGCCGGCTGAAACACTATCGGACCACTGTGGTCTCCCATTCATTCTGTGAGCACATGGCCATTGTGAAGCTGGCAGCAGAAGATACTCGAATCAACAAGATTTATGGTCTTTTTGTGGCTTTCATTATACTTGGATTTGATATAATCTTCATCACACTCTCTTACATTCGAATATTTGTAACTGTTTTCAAACTGCCTCAAAAGGAAGCTGGACTCAAAGCTTTTAACACTTGCATTGCCCACATTTGCGTCTTCCTTGTGTTTTATCTCCTGGGTTTCTTCTCCTCCTTTACACACAGATTTGGGTTCCATATTCCATCTTACATTCACATTCTTCTGTCCAATCTTTACTTGCTTGTCCCACCTTTTCTCAATCCTATTGTTTATGGTGTAAAGACCAAACAGATTCGAGATCGAGTGTCTAAGATTTTTCACTTGAAAGATGCATCTTGA
- the LOC136175823 gene encoding olfactory receptor 52P1-like, whose protein sequence is MEDNTTHHYISSFFLVGIPGLQDFHCWMGIPVCLLFSLTMLGNSIIIITIKLEPSLHQPMYFFLCMLAMNDMALASSVAPKMLGIFWLGSHRFDFNICLAQMYFIHTFCIIESAFLVAMAFDRYVAICIPLRYTTILTTPMVIKMGLVSVTRGILMVLPCPLLIKRLPYYTKYIINHAYCEHMAIVKLASANTHINRAYGISVALSVMILDLGLIATSYLKILQAVFRLSSQHARSKALGTCAAHVCTILVSYTPALFSFLTHRIGKKVPPSVHIIFASLYLLVPPTVNPLVYGVKTKQIRDRVVRVFKFF, encoded by the exons ATGGAAGACAATACTACACATCACTACATTTCATCTTTCTTCTTGGTTGGTATTCCTGGCTTGCAAGATTTTCACTGCTGGATGGGTATTCCTGTCTGCCTTCTGTTTTCCCTGACCATGCTGGGGAACAGCATAATCATCATTACCATCAAACTAGAGCCAAGCCTCCACCAACctatgtatttcttcctttgcaTGCTGGCAATGAATGACATGGCCCTTGCTTCTTCTGTGGCCCCCAAGATGCTTGGCATCTTTTGGTTGGGCTCTCACAGATTTGACTTTAATATCTGCTTAGCACAAATGTATTTCATCCACACATTTTGCATAATTGAGTCAGCCTTCCTAGTTGCCATGGCCTTTGACCGTTATGTAGCTATCTGTATCCCACTACGTTATACAACCATCTTGACAACACCAATGGTCATCAAAATGGGTCTAGTCAGTGTGACTCGAGGTATTCTTATGGTTTTACCCTGTCCTCTTCTTATTAAGAGGCTACCATATTACACCAAATATATCATCAATCATGCCTATTGTGAGCACATGGCTATAGTGAAGTTAGCCAGCGCAAACACCCATATTAATAGAGCATATGGAATCTCTGTGGCCCTTTCAGTGATGATATTGGACCTCGGACTCATAGCCACATCctatctcaaaatccttcaggcggTCTTCCGGCTCTCCTCTCAGCATGCCCGCTCAAAAGCACTGGGCACCTGTGCCGCCCATGTGTGCACCATCCTTGTCTCCTACACACCTGCCCTCTTTAGCTTTCTAACTCATCGCATTGGCAAGAAGGTGCCTCCAAGTGTCCATATCATTTTTGCAAGTTTGTACCTTCTGGTGCCCCCCACAGTCAACCCCTTGGTATATGGTGTCAAGACAAAGCAGATTCGTGACCGG GTAGTAAGGGTGTTCAAGTTTTTCTAA